One Amblyomma americanum isolate KBUSLIRL-KWMA chromosome 8, ASM5285725v1, whole genome shotgun sequence DNA window includes the following coding sequences:
- the LOC144101344 gene encoding putative ATP-dependent RNA helicase DDX5 — MAYRGPRSDFGGQQGGQQQWRGNSGGGRPQPGGGMGRPMMGGYGDGRNGGSSFVNNSLKGKQPGGSLRKPDWERIQLQPFQKNFYKEHPNTANRSEDEIEQHRRQHEMTLRGRDPPRPILTFQEGCFPDYCMRMIEAQNYKTPTAIQSQGWPIALSGRDMVGIAQTGSGKTLAYILPAIVHITHQPYLQRGDGPVALVLAPTRELAQQIQQVASDFGKASRIRNTCVFGGAPKGAQLRDLERGVEICIATPGRLIDFLEAGKVNLRRCTYLVLDEADRMLDMGFEPQIRKIVEQIRPDCQTLMWSATWPKEVRSLAEDFLKDYIQVNIGALQLCANHRIVQIVDVCQESDKENKLLELHKEIIGEQDNKTLIFAETKKKVDELTRRMRRNGWPSICIHGDKSQSERDWVLNEFRSGRSPILVATDVAARGLDVDDIRFVINYDYPHCSEDYIHRIGRTARSNKTGTAYTFFTPNNMKQAKELIAVLKEANQAVNPKLYEMANLARSSAFGGGRNIRRFRAPGQPLASIQNDNNDNKQRNGNGYGNNRGYGGGIGNGPAQMRNGPGGGGYRGGGAGGAQQNGFGGGRPMQNGFGRTQMQGNGGQPAYQRPHPAAAGNTQNGYSPPKPATSGGLAGNGASNNPASGLAGGYKPAQQPQPRPSPPNSAMMHHHPTQYGAAAASFRAQGMAPAPHGMAPQHCYMAPQQQGSMYAGGYGQYAQNAAYVPPSLYYQVPA, encoded by the exons GGACTTTGGGGGCCAGCAGGGGGGTCAACAGCAGTGGAGGGGAAACAGTGGTGGGGGACGGCCTCAGCCCGGCGGCGGCATGGGGCGCCCCATGATGGGCGGCTACGGCGATGGCCGCAATGGAGGCAGCAGCTTCGTCAACAACAGTCTCAAG GGGAAACAACCGGGTGGAAGCCTACGCAAGCCAGACTGGGAGAGAATTCAGCTGCAACCGTTCCAAAAGAACTTCTACAAGGAGCACCCCAACACTGCTAACCGCTCTGAG GATGAGATTGAGCAACACAGGCGGCAACACGAGATGACCCTGAGGGGACGTGACCCCCCGCGACCCATACTAACCTTCCAAGAGGGGTGCTTCCCAG ATTACTGCATGCGGATGATCGAGGCCCAGAACTACAAGACCCCCACGGCCATCCAGTCACAGGGTTGGCCCATTGCTCTCAGTGGTCGTGACATGGTTGGCATTGCCCAGACTGGCTCTGGAAAGACCCTGGCT TACATCTTGCCAGCCATTGTGCACATCACCCACCAGCCATACCTCCAGCGTGGGGATGGTCCTGTG GCTCTGGTCCTTGCTCCAACGCGCGAGCTGGCCCAGCAGATTCAGCAAGTGGCGTCTGACTTCGGCAAGGCGTCCCGGATCCGCAACACATGCGTCTTTGGCGGGGCCCCCaagggcgcacagctgcgggaCTTGGAGCGTG GTGTCGAGATCTGCATTGCTACCCCGGGCCGCCTGATCGACTTCCTGGAGGCAGGCAAGGTGAACCTGCGGCGGTGCACATACCTGGTGTTGGACGAGGCGGACCGCATGCTGGACATGGGCTTTGAGCCCCAGATCCGTAAGATCGTGGAGCAGATCCGGCCAGACTGCCAGACACTCATGTGGAGCGCCACCTGGCCCAAGGAGGTGCGCTCTCTGGCCGAGGATTTTCTCAAGGACTATATCCAG GTGAACATTGGGGCACTGCAGCTCTGCGCCAATCACCGCATCGTCCAAATCGTCGACGTCTGCCAGGAGTCTGACAAGGAGAACAA ATTGTTGGAACTGCATAAGGAAATCATTGGTGAACAAGACAACAAG ACTCTGATCTTCGCCGAAACTAAGAAGAAAGTTGACGAGCTGACACGCAGGATGAGGCGAAACGG GTGGCCATCTATTTGCATTCACGGGGACAAGTCACAGTCTGAGCGGGACTGGGTGCTCAATG AATTCCGTTCGGGCCGCTCTCCAATTCTGGTAGCCACTGATGTCGCAGCCCGTGGCCTTG ACGTGGACGACATCCGGTTTGTCATCAACTACGACTACCCACACTGCTCGGAGGACTACATCCATCGCATTGGCCGGACGGCCCGCTCCAACAAGACTGGAACCGCGTACACCTTCTTCACCCCCAACAACATGAAGCAGGCCAAGGAGCTCATTGCCGTGCTCAAGGAGGCCAACCAGGCCGTCAATCCCAAGCTCTATGAGATGGCCAACTTGGCCAGGAGCAGCGCCTTTGGGGGCGGACGCAACA TCCGTCGTTTCCGAGCGCCCGGACAACCGCTGGCCAGCATTCAGAACGACAACAATGACAACAAGCAACGCAATGGCAACGGCTATGGAAACAACCGCGGATATGGTGGAGGCATCGGCAATGGGCCAGCTCAGATGCGCAACGGCCCAGGTGGTGGCGGATACCGTGGCGGAGGTGCCGGTGGAGCGCAGCAGAATGGATTCGGCGGCGGCAGGCCTATGCAGAATGGCTTTGGCCGGACTCAG ATGCAAGGCAACGGTGGCCAGCCTGCCTACCAGCGCCCTCACCCGGCGGCGGCGGGCAACACCCAGAATGGCTACAGCCCGCCCAAGCCGGCAACATCAGGTGGTCTGGCAGGCAATGGGGCTAGCAACAATCCAGCTTCCGGATTGGCTGGTGGCTACAAGCCGGCTCAGCAGCCACAGCCGCGCCCATCACCCCCGAACAGCGCCATGATGCACCACCACCCGACGCAGTACGGGGCAGCTGCTGCCAGCTTCCGGGCCCAGGGCATGGCACCAGCGCCTCACGGCATGGCGCCCCAGCACTGCTACATGGCGCCTCAGCAGCAGGGGTCCATGTACGCCGGCGGCTATGGACAGTATGCGCAGAACGCGGCATACGTCCCGCCAAGCCTGTACTATCAGGTGCCAGCTTAA